A window of Apium graveolens cultivar Ventura chromosome 8, ASM990537v1, whole genome shotgun sequence contains these coding sequences:
- the LOC141679056 gene encoding COP1-interacting protein 7 isoform X2, whose product MDSRTHLDYALFQLTPTRTRCDLVIFAGGKSEKLASGLVEPFISHLKVAKDQIPKGGYSITLRPPSTQASWFTKATFQRVVRFISTPEILERFVRIEREIVQIEGSIRSNELSTTEAAVNSGEGSLSAANDVTKGSPDSSKIKGETGKIDVPEDENSKICLQRTLETRKVLLRKEQAMAYARALVAGFDMVNNDDLMLFSDAFGATRLREACIEFKDLCKKKLTDTLWMDELAAMAACPPSELPYLGTSGIVLTSEGNNTDGDLPVADQTPSTPAKVQVHMPWQNQIPPYMYNYQNSVQGFPYPGMQPVPPYYPGQMHWSPNVDDSGHRHRRRSSSRKKGKSSETSSEEEEEMASGDSENEIEPDAVTKHDEDNFSEEKPITRKHRKKSSKTVVIRNINYITSDKRNGEKGGNSEDDSSVDVELIDEDYLKQKVQDAVGSLEKHRKSKSRANKNKGTDQHNIENGLDDFPNGDSQNVQASGGKNNAWDALQNLLMREDDSAFSGNKEIGNSNMMDLGYEKGAMRKPTANDSFIVSNRAEGNVGKGNSEDFANSENMRSLMNRGETVDTQLLASRNLDGSGQRTVSDFIPEPYPIKKATGEDWFVMNQSTILENQGQRTGQTMFNGDYALSTDKEKSKIVPAIDDSFMVQTRSSADENSQWRTDISMMEGSNVLSQSETAHQDVSNAKSVSNSYEPDDLCVMLVRDSGLSPGASWAPEMDYETEISFTKSDKKSPPVELISDEQKTPASGKKTIGKKPVGPGTKSLGRETRSSVLRGSLATSRSDILSKSKTRPMINKSKLEKEEEIRKRMEDLVIERQKRIAERSAASPAAAKRSPAGSKKSSINSVKDQKGGSDLSKSSQLKKNKI is encoded by the exons ATGGATTCAAGAACCCATCTTGATTATGCTTTGTTTCAACTCACACCCACTAGAACAAG ATGTGATCTTGTGATATTTGCTGGAGGAAAGAGTGAGAAATTAGCTTCTGGGCTAGTGGAACCTTTCATTTCTCACCTTAAAGTTGCTAAAGATCAGATTCCTAAAGGCGGGTATTCAATTACGCTTCGTCCACCTAGCACTCAGGCTTCCTGGTTTACCAAAGCAACTTTTCAGAG AGTTGTTCGCTTCATAAGCACACCTGAAATTCTTGAGAGGTTTGTTCGTATAGAGCGAGAAATTGTTCAAATTGAGGGTTCTATTCGATCTAATGAATTGTCAACCACAGAGGCAGCAGTAAATTCTGGAGAAG GTTCTTTGTCAGCTGCTAATGATGTAACAAAAGGATCACCAGATTCCTCTAAG ATCAAAGGTGAAACTGGTAAAATAGATGTCCCAGAAGATGAGAATTCAAA GATTTGCCTTCAACGTACCTTGGAGACTCGGAAAGTCTTGCTTCGCAAAGAACAAGCCATGGCTTATGCTCGTGCTCTTGTAGCTGGATTTGACATGGTTAATAATGATGATCTCATGTTATTTTCTGACGCCTTTGGAGCCACTCGATTGAG GGAAGCATGTATCGAGTTCAAGGACCTGTGCAAGAAGAAGCTGACGGATACTCTTTGGATGGACGAGTTAGCTGCAATGGCAGCATGTCCTCCCTCAGAACTACCATATCTTGGAACATCTGGGATTGTACTTACATCTGAAGGGAATAACACAGATGGTG ATCTACCTGTGGCTGACCAGACACCATCGACTCCAGCCAAAGTTCAAGTGCATATGCCTTGGCAAAACCAGATTCCTCCATATATGTATAATTATCAGAACTCTGTTCAAGGTTTTCCTTATCCTGGTATGCAGCCTGTACCTCCATATTATCCAGGGCAAATGCATTGGTCTCCAAATGTGGATGATTCTGGTCATCGACATCGCCGGAGGTCTTCTTCAAGAAAGAAAGGAAAATCCTCCGAAACTTCATccgaagaagaagaagagatgGCATCTGGTGACTCTGAAAATGAGATTGAGCCAGATGCTGTTACGAAGCATGATGAAGATAATTTTTCTGAGGAGAAACCAATTACTAGAAAACACAGGAAGAAATCCTCAAAGACTGTTGTCATTCGGAATATCAACTACATCACATCTGACAAAAGGAATGGAGAAAAAGGTGGAAATTCTGAAGATGATTCATCAGTTGATGTTGAGTTGATTGATGAAGATTACCTTAAACAGAAGGTACAGGATGCAGTTGGATCTCTGGAGAAACATCGCAAGTCCAAGTCCCGTGCAAATAAGAATAAAGGTACAGATCAGCATAACATTGAAAATGGATTGGATGATTTCCCTAATGGTGATTCACAAAACGTTCAAGCTTCTGGAGGAAAAAATAATGCTTGGGATGCTCTGCAGAATCTTTTGATGAGGGAAGACGATTCAGCATTTAGCGGAAACAAAGAGATCGGAAATAGCAATATGATGGACTTGGGATATGAGAAAGGTGCAATGCGAAAACCAACCGCAAATGATTCCTTTATTGTATCTAATAGAGCTGAAGGAAATGTGGGTAAAGGTAATTCAGAAGATTTTGCAAATTCTGAGAACATGCGTTCATTGATGAACAGAGGGGAAACTGTAGATACACAGTTGTTGGCTTCAAGAAACTTGGATGGTTCCGGCCAGAGAACCGTGTCTGATTTTATCCCAGAACCATACCCAATTAAAAAAGCAACCGGAGAAGATTGGTTCGTGATGAACCAGTCTACAATATTAGAAAACCAGGGGCAAAGAACAGGGCAAACTATGTTCAATGGAGATTATGCTTTGTCAACTGACAAAGAGAAGAGCAAAATCGTGCCAGCCATTGATGATTCCTTTATGGTACAAACTCGTTCATCAGCTGATGAGAACTCTCAATGGAGAACAGACATAAGCATGATGGAAGGGTCAAATGTACTCTCGCAGTCTGAAACTGCCCACCAGGATGTCTCAAATGCTAAGTCTGTATCTAATTCGTATGAGCCTGACGACCTTTGTGTGATGCTTGTACGAGACTCTGGACTATCTCCTGGAGCATCTTGGGCTCCAGAAATGGATTATGAAACTGAAATTTCTTTCACAAAATCTGATAAAAAGTCTCCTCCAGTTGAGCTGATTAGCGACGAACAGAAGACTCCTGCCAGTGGTAAGAAGACAATCGGAAAGAAACCTGTAGGCCCTGGAACTAAAAGTCTTGGAAGAGAAACAAGGTCTAGTGTTTTGCGTGGATCTCTTGCTACAAGCAGATCAGATATCTTGTCTAAAAGCAAAACTAGGCCAATGATAAACAAGAGCAAATTGGAGAAG GAAGAAGAGATCAGAAAGAGAATGGAAGATCTTGTAATTGAACGACAAAAGAGAATTGCTGAAAGAAGTGCAGCTAGCCCTGCAGCAGCGAAGAGGAGCCCTGCTGGAAGTAAAAAGTCATCCATCAATTCAGTCAAAGATCAGAAGGGAGGATCTGATTTATCAAAATCTTCCCAACTTAAAAAGAACAAAATCTGA
- the LOC141679056 gene encoding COP1-interacting protein 7 isoform X1 has translation MDSRTHLDYALFQLTPTRTRCDLVIFAGGKSEKLASGLVEPFISHLKVAKDQIPKGGYSITLRPPSTQASWFTKATFQRVVRFISTPEILERFVRIEREIVQIEGSIRSNELSTTEAAVNSGEVGSLSAANDVTKGSPDSSKIKGETGKIDVPEDENSKICLQRTLETRKVLLRKEQAMAYARALVAGFDMVNNDDLMLFSDAFGATRLREACIEFKDLCKKKLTDTLWMDELAAMAACPPSELPYLGTSGIVLTSEGNNTDGDLPVADQTPSTPAKVQVHMPWQNQIPPYMYNYQNSVQGFPYPGMQPVPPYYPGQMHWSPNVDDSGHRHRRRSSSRKKGKSSETSSEEEEEMASGDSENEIEPDAVTKHDEDNFSEEKPITRKHRKKSSKTVVIRNINYITSDKRNGEKGGNSEDDSSVDVELIDEDYLKQKVQDAVGSLEKHRKSKSRANKNKGTDQHNIENGLDDFPNGDSQNVQASGGKNNAWDALQNLLMREDDSAFSGNKEIGNSNMMDLGYEKGAMRKPTANDSFIVSNRAEGNVGKGNSEDFANSENMRSLMNRGETVDTQLLASRNLDGSGQRTVSDFIPEPYPIKKATGEDWFVMNQSTILENQGQRTGQTMFNGDYALSTDKEKSKIVPAIDDSFMVQTRSSADENSQWRTDISMMEGSNVLSQSETAHQDVSNAKSVSNSYEPDDLCVMLVRDSGLSPGASWAPEMDYETEISFTKSDKKSPPVELISDEQKTPASGKKTIGKKPVGPGTKSLGRETRSSVLRGSLATSRSDILSKSKTRPMINKSKLEKEEEIRKRMEDLVIERQKRIAERSAASPAAAKRSPAGSKKSSINSVKDQKGGSDLSKSSQLKKNKI, from the exons ATGGATTCAAGAACCCATCTTGATTATGCTTTGTTTCAACTCACACCCACTAGAACAAG ATGTGATCTTGTGATATTTGCTGGAGGAAAGAGTGAGAAATTAGCTTCTGGGCTAGTGGAACCTTTCATTTCTCACCTTAAAGTTGCTAAAGATCAGATTCCTAAAGGCGGGTATTCAATTACGCTTCGTCCACCTAGCACTCAGGCTTCCTGGTTTACCAAAGCAACTTTTCAGAG AGTTGTTCGCTTCATAAGCACACCTGAAATTCTTGAGAGGTTTGTTCGTATAGAGCGAGAAATTGTTCAAATTGAGGGTTCTATTCGATCTAATGAATTGTCAACCACAGAGGCAGCAGTAAATTCTGGAGAAG TAGGTTCTTTGTCAGCTGCTAATGATGTAACAAAAGGATCACCAGATTCCTCTAAG ATCAAAGGTGAAACTGGTAAAATAGATGTCCCAGAAGATGAGAATTCAAA GATTTGCCTTCAACGTACCTTGGAGACTCGGAAAGTCTTGCTTCGCAAAGAACAAGCCATGGCTTATGCTCGTGCTCTTGTAGCTGGATTTGACATGGTTAATAATGATGATCTCATGTTATTTTCTGACGCCTTTGGAGCCACTCGATTGAG GGAAGCATGTATCGAGTTCAAGGACCTGTGCAAGAAGAAGCTGACGGATACTCTTTGGATGGACGAGTTAGCTGCAATGGCAGCATGTCCTCCCTCAGAACTACCATATCTTGGAACATCTGGGATTGTACTTACATCTGAAGGGAATAACACAGATGGTG ATCTACCTGTGGCTGACCAGACACCATCGACTCCAGCCAAAGTTCAAGTGCATATGCCTTGGCAAAACCAGATTCCTCCATATATGTATAATTATCAGAACTCTGTTCAAGGTTTTCCTTATCCTGGTATGCAGCCTGTACCTCCATATTATCCAGGGCAAATGCATTGGTCTCCAAATGTGGATGATTCTGGTCATCGACATCGCCGGAGGTCTTCTTCAAGAAAGAAAGGAAAATCCTCCGAAACTTCATccgaagaagaagaagagatgGCATCTGGTGACTCTGAAAATGAGATTGAGCCAGATGCTGTTACGAAGCATGATGAAGATAATTTTTCTGAGGAGAAACCAATTACTAGAAAACACAGGAAGAAATCCTCAAAGACTGTTGTCATTCGGAATATCAACTACATCACATCTGACAAAAGGAATGGAGAAAAAGGTGGAAATTCTGAAGATGATTCATCAGTTGATGTTGAGTTGATTGATGAAGATTACCTTAAACAGAAGGTACAGGATGCAGTTGGATCTCTGGAGAAACATCGCAAGTCCAAGTCCCGTGCAAATAAGAATAAAGGTACAGATCAGCATAACATTGAAAATGGATTGGATGATTTCCCTAATGGTGATTCACAAAACGTTCAAGCTTCTGGAGGAAAAAATAATGCTTGGGATGCTCTGCAGAATCTTTTGATGAGGGAAGACGATTCAGCATTTAGCGGAAACAAAGAGATCGGAAATAGCAATATGATGGACTTGGGATATGAGAAAGGTGCAATGCGAAAACCAACCGCAAATGATTCCTTTATTGTATCTAATAGAGCTGAAGGAAATGTGGGTAAAGGTAATTCAGAAGATTTTGCAAATTCTGAGAACATGCGTTCATTGATGAACAGAGGGGAAACTGTAGATACACAGTTGTTGGCTTCAAGAAACTTGGATGGTTCCGGCCAGAGAACCGTGTCTGATTTTATCCCAGAACCATACCCAATTAAAAAAGCAACCGGAGAAGATTGGTTCGTGATGAACCAGTCTACAATATTAGAAAACCAGGGGCAAAGAACAGGGCAAACTATGTTCAATGGAGATTATGCTTTGTCAACTGACAAAGAGAAGAGCAAAATCGTGCCAGCCATTGATGATTCCTTTATGGTACAAACTCGTTCATCAGCTGATGAGAACTCTCAATGGAGAACAGACATAAGCATGATGGAAGGGTCAAATGTACTCTCGCAGTCTGAAACTGCCCACCAGGATGTCTCAAATGCTAAGTCTGTATCTAATTCGTATGAGCCTGACGACCTTTGTGTGATGCTTGTACGAGACTCTGGACTATCTCCTGGAGCATCTTGGGCTCCAGAAATGGATTATGAAACTGAAATTTCTTTCACAAAATCTGATAAAAAGTCTCCTCCAGTTGAGCTGATTAGCGACGAACAGAAGACTCCTGCCAGTGGTAAGAAGACAATCGGAAAGAAACCTGTAGGCCCTGGAACTAAAAGTCTTGGAAGAGAAACAAGGTCTAGTGTTTTGCGTGGATCTCTTGCTACAAGCAGATCAGATATCTTGTCTAAAAGCAAAACTAGGCCAATGATAAACAAGAGCAAATTGGAGAAG GAAGAAGAGATCAGAAAGAGAATGGAAGATCTTGTAATTGAACGACAAAAGAGAATTGCTGAAAGAAGTGCAGCTAGCCCTGCAGCAGCGAAGAGGAGCCCTGCTGGAAGTAAAAAGTCATCCATCAATTCAGTCAAAGATCAGAAGGGAGGATCTGATTTATCAAAATCTTCCCAACTTAAAAAGAACAAAATCTGA